In Ostrea edulis chromosome 6, xbOstEdul1.1, whole genome shotgun sequence, a single window of DNA contains:
- the LOC130046736 gene encoding adenosine receptor A1-like, which yields MGLNPDPNGVSCNGTVCGDGISGLFIEVSTVYLAVLSLGITFGNVLTVSSLWKNSMMCKETYFSILSLAASDFLVGVVTIPSYIAWLYSSLVELGRNLCLMIIASALFLTVASILNLLLVGTERFIAVCFPLTHLKIRAHRTLFLVCICSVWLCSLLVTLLSMMAADSNFSTCAYYAIFDDVFLVSAISSGVFLPLILLSIMYACIHYKIKQHYRFVSTSSKTSGSSSYKSLEIARTKASFKTTKTMALVLVCFALCWGPLFVTMLLKSVCPWCHLPWVANEVILLLGFTNSFLNPIIYSLRHKTARTHMVNIFYKPCELLHSTSFITRRPQIV from the coding sequence ATGGGTCTGAACCCGGACCCAAACGGAGTGTCCTGTAACGGAACTGTTTGTGGTGACGGTATCTCGGGACTGTTCATTGAGGTCTCTACAGTTTACCTAGCGGTGCTATCACTCGGAATCACATTCGGAAACGTTTTAACCGTTTCCTCTCTGTGGAAAAATAGCATGATGTGCAAGGAGACATACTTTTCCATTCTGTCGCTGGCGGCTTCCGACTTCCTCGTTGGTGTGGTGACAATCCCGTCTTATATTGCATGGTTGTACTCGAGCCTGGTGGAGCTCGGACGGAACTTGTGTCTGATGATTATTGCCAGTGCCCTCTTTCTGACCGTCGCCTCTATCCTTAATCTTCTGCTGGTGGGGACAGAGAGGTTCATCGCTGTGTGTTTTCCCCTGACGCACTTGAAAATCCGAGCCCACAGAACTCTGTTTTTAGTCTGTATCTGCTCCGTCTGGTTGTGCAGCCTCCTTGTGACCTTGCTATCGATGATGGCAGCTGATTCAAACTTCAGCACTTGTGCGTATTATGCAATATTTGACGACGTTTTTCTTGTTAGCGCCATATCGTCCGGGGTATTCCTCCCCCTGATTTTATTGTCAATAATGTATGCGTGTATTcactacaaaataaaacagCACTATAGATTCGTCTCCACATCTTCCAAGACATCAGGAAGCTCCAGTTATAAATCCCTGGAAATCGCGCGAACCAAGGCGTCCTTTAAAACTACCAAGACGATGGCGCTGGTACTGGTGTGTTTCGCTCTTTGCTGGGGGCCACTGTTTGTGACGATGCTTTTGAAAAGTGTCTGTCCGTGGTGTCATCTCCCCTGGGTCGCTAATGAGGTGATTTTACTCCTGGGCTTTACTAACTCCTTTCTGAACCCCATTATTTACTCCCTCCGACACAAGACAGCCAGGACACACATGGTTAACATCTTCTACAAACCCTGCGAGTTATTACACTCAACATCTTTCATCACTAGACGTCCACAGATTGTATAA